A region of Lycium barbarum isolate Lr01 chromosome 3, ASM1917538v2, whole genome shotgun sequence DNA encodes the following proteins:
- the LOC132632333 gene encoding uncharacterized protein LOC132632333 isoform X2 — MIAKPTKVVLNGLKSKGFEVYLVGGCVRDLILKRTPKDFDIITTAELKEVRRTFSHCEIVGRRFPICHVHVDDELVEVSSFHTSGIRPVRDLDLSFEKPIDCDEKDHFRWRNCLRRDFTINGLMFDPYSKLVYDYMGGVDDLRKAKVRTIGPSSFSFIEDCARILRAIRIAARLGFRFGRETALSIKNLSSSVLRLDRGRLLMEMNYMLAYGSAEASLRLLWKFGLLDILLPIQAAYFVRHGFRRRDKRSNLLLSLFSNLDKLVAPDRPCHSSLWVAILALHKALSDQPRDPLVVAAFGLGVHNGGDLSEALSIAKRISAQHDGSFHELESQDLDLPALKEEVVELATSVQRALTNMTDEYFVSRAMTNYPKAPYSDLVFIPLALYLKACKVCQCVRMGKENGFVPKQGSKIDYELLALGSLQEVRHVFARIVFDTIYPLNTGEDDT; from the exons ATGATTGCAAAACCTACAAAAGTTGTCCTTAATGGTCTCAAAAGTAAAG GATTTGAAGTTTACCTTGTGGGGGGCTGTGTTCGGGATCTTATTTTAAAACGAACACCCAAAGATTTTGACATTATAACTACAGCTGAACTTAAAGAG GTGAGGAGAACGTTTTCACATTGTGAGATAGTTGGAAGGCGGTTCCCGATCTGCCATGTGCATGTTGATGATGAACTTGTGGAG GTTTCAAGCTTTCACACCTCAGGAATAAGGCCTGTGAGGGACTTGGATTTATCTTTTGAGAAGCCCATTGACTGTGATGAGAAGGACCACTTTCGATGGAGAAATTGTTTGCGTAGAGATTTTACGATAAACGG GTTGATGTTTGACCCTTATTCAAAACTCGTCTATGATTACATGGGTGGAGTGGATGATCTCAGGAAAGCTAAA GTACGAACAATCGGTCCTTCTAGTTTCTCATTTATAGAGGATTGCG CTCGAATCCTTCGTGCAATTAGAATTGCTGCCAGACTTGGATTTCGATTTGGAAGGGAGACAGCTCTTTCTATTAAAAACTTATCATCTTCAGTCCTGAGGCTTGATAGG GGAAGGCTCCTCATGGAAATGAATTACATGTTAGCCTATGGCTCTGCTGAGGCTTCACTAAGATTATTGTGGAAATTTGGTCTTCTAGATATACTTTTACCAATTCAG GCAGCATATTTCGTACGGCATGGTTTTAGAAGGCGCGATAAGAGGTCTAACTTGCTTTtg TCTCTATTTTCCAACCTTGATAAATTAGTGGCCCCTGATAGGCCATGCCACAGTAGCTTATG GGTCGCAATTTTGGCTTTACATAAAGCACTCTCAGATCAACCAAGGGACCCTTTGGTGGTTGCTGCATTTGGCCTTGGTGTTCATAACGGAGGTGATTTGTCAGAAGCTTTAAGTATAGCTAAAAGGATTTCTGCACAACATGATGGAAGCTTTCATGAGTTGGAATCTCAGGATCTGGACTTGCCAGCTTTAAAAGAAGAAGTTGTGGAACTGGCAACTTCAGTTCAAAGGGCACTGACTAATATGACGGACGAGTATTTTGTCTCACGAGCAATGACAAACTACCCTAAAGCGCCGTACTCAGATCTA GTATTTATTCCATTAGCACTGTATTTAAAGGCGTGCAAGGTTTGCCAATGCGTTAGAATGGGAAAGGAGAACGGGTTTGTACCTAAGCAAGGTAGCAAGATAGACTATGAGTTATTAGCTTTGGGTAGCCTACAGGAAGTCCGGCATGTCTTTGCAAGGATTGTCTTTGATACCATATATCCATTAAACACTGGCGAGGATGATACCTAA
- the LOC132632333 gene encoding uncharacterized protein LOC132632333 isoform X1 translates to MAISTGFAFSCRPHFPLSHSMRKAFIGCAAAIEDIDSSKEPVEWKRFHSKELGISSSMIAKPTKVVLNGLKSKGFEVYLVGGCVRDLILKRTPKDFDIITTAELKEVRRTFSHCEIVGRRFPICHVHVDDELVEVSSFHTSGIRPVRDLDLSFEKPIDCDEKDHFRWRNCLRRDFTINGLMFDPYSKLVYDYMGGVDDLRKAKVRTIGPSSFSFIEDCARILRAIRIAARLGFRFGRETALSIKNLSSSVLRLDRGRLLMEMNYMLAYGSAEASLRLLWKFGLLDILLPIQAAYFVRHGFRRRDKRSNLLLSLFSNLDKLVAPDRPCHSSLWVAILALHKALSDQPRDPLVVAAFGLGVHNGGDLSEALSIAKRISAQHDGSFHELESQDLDLPALKEEVVELATSVQRALTNMTDEYFVSRAMTNYPKAPYSDLVFIPLALYLKACKVCQCVRMGKENGFVPKQGSKIDYELLALGSLQEVRHVFARIVFDTIYPLNTGEDDT, encoded by the exons ATGGCCATTTCCACTGGTTTTGCATTTTCTTGTCGCCCACATTTTCCCCTCTCTCATAGCATGCGAAAG gcaTTTATTGGCTGTGCCGCAGCAATTGAAGATATCGACAGTAGCAAAG AACCAGTAGAATGGAAGAGGTTCCATTCAAAGGAACTAGGAATTAGCAGTTCAATGATTGCAAAACCTACAAAAGTTGTCCTTAATGGTCTCAAAAGTAAAG GATTTGAAGTTTACCTTGTGGGGGGCTGTGTTCGGGATCTTATTTTAAAACGAACACCCAAAGATTTTGACATTATAACTACAGCTGAACTTAAAGAG GTGAGGAGAACGTTTTCACATTGTGAGATAGTTGGAAGGCGGTTCCCGATCTGCCATGTGCATGTTGATGATGAACTTGTGGAG GTTTCAAGCTTTCACACCTCAGGAATAAGGCCTGTGAGGGACTTGGATTTATCTTTTGAGAAGCCCATTGACTGTGATGAGAAGGACCACTTTCGATGGAGAAATTGTTTGCGTAGAGATTTTACGATAAACGG GTTGATGTTTGACCCTTATTCAAAACTCGTCTATGATTACATGGGTGGAGTGGATGATCTCAGGAAAGCTAAA GTACGAACAATCGGTCCTTCTAGTTTCTCATTTATAGAGGATTGCG CTCGAATCCTTCGTGCAATTAGAATTGCTGCCAGACTTGGATTTCGATTTGGAAGGGAGACAGCTCTTTCTATTAAAAACTTATCATCTTCAGTCCTGAGGCTTGATAGG GGAAGGCTCCTCATGGAAATGAATTACATGTTAGCCTATGGCTCTGCTGAGGCTTCACTAAGATTATTGTGGAAATTTGGTCTTCTAGATATACTTTTACCAATTCAG GCAGCATATTTCGTACGGCATGGTTTTAGAAGGCGCGATAAGAGGTCTAACTTGCTTTtg TCTCTATTTTCCAACCTTGATAAATTAGTGGCCCCTGATAGGCCATGCCACAGTAGCTTATG GGTCGCAATTTTGGCTTTACATAAAGCACTCTCAGATCAACCAAGGGACCCTTTGGTGGTTGCTGCATTTGGCCTTGGTGTTCATAACGGAGGTGATTTGTCAGAAGCTTTAAGTATAGCTAAAAGGATTTCTGCACAACATGATGGAAGCTTTCATGAGTTGGAATCTCAGGATCTGGACTTGCCAGCTTTAAAAGAAGAAGTTGTGGAACTGGCAACTTCAGTTCAAAGGGCACTGACTAATATGACGGACGAGTATTTTGTCTCACGAGCAATGACAAACTACCCTAAAGCGCCGTACTCAGATCTA GTATTTATTCCATTAGCACTGTATTTAAAGGCGTGCAAGGTTTGCCAATGCGTTAGAATGGGAAAGGAGAACGGGTTTGTACCTAAGCAAGGTAGCAAGATAGACTATGAGTTATTAGCTTTGGGTAGCCTACAGGAAGTCCGGCATGTCTTTGCAAGGATTGTCTTTGATACCATATATCCATTAAACACTGGCGAGGATGATACCTAA
- the LOC132631306 gene encoding uncharacterized protein LOC132631306, translating to MNTGVFIREEEVMILDSGWAWFYSNLGLFEAGLLHSSQKAGRAKMSSAQSFIFALTRSGYSGLLIMSMEDKEQQVLLHISQAQGTFAFYVTVVYAKCDENLRVVLWDELRDSAGRINGPWGVVGDFNVSTSPKEKVGGSHIGWWFLWAPFTWSDNRDPPNTIWKRLDRLAYNEEWFDLFGGTTVTHLSRTCSDHAPLLIKCGIPVNDHISYFKFLKMWVKHEDHLNIIQQSWSKEVQGNSLYVLPQKTKKVCKTLSVWSRSTFGDIYEKLMRLEKLIKDLEDEATINDNQEIRTKISCAKAEFNNFLKLQDSVLKQKARIKWLTERDANTAYFHGVIKYRRKKISILKIKNDEGTWVEGTNDVAGAAVQFFQKLFSAENTIEDSQVLSVVKKVVSDADNETLTAIPTLQKVKNSTFSIKPDSAPGPDGLSAKFYQNAWNIIGYDVHKAVKAFFNGATLPRFITHTCLIMLPKVNSPQQFSDIRPISLCNVFSKIIAKLINARLSTILPRIISLNQSELSPLIKVALSREGI from the exons ATGAATACTGGGGTTTTCATCCGAGAAGAAGAGGTGATGATTTTGGACTCGGGTTGGGCCTGGTTCTATTCAAATCTTGGGCTTTTTGAGGCTGGGCTCTTGCATAGTAGTCAAAAAGCAGGCCGAGCTAAGATGTCATCGGCCCAAT CTTTCATATTTGCTCTAACAAGATCTGGATATTCTGGACTTCTGATTATGAGCATGGAAGATAAAGAACAACAAGTTTTACTTCATATTTCTCAAGCTCAAGGTACCTTTGCATTTTATGTCACGGTTGTTTATGCTAAGTGTGATGAGAATCTAAGAGTTGTCCTATGGGATGAATTGAGAGATTCAGCGGGTCGAATCAATGGCCCGTGGGGTGTGGTTGGTGACTTCAATGTTTCCACTAGTCCAAAGGAAAAAGTCGGAGGAAGCCATATAG GATGGTGGTTTCTCTGGGCTCCCTTCACTTGGAGTGATAATAGAGATCCCCCGAACACCATCTGGAAGAGATTAGACAGACTAGCTTATAATGAAGAATGGTTTGACTTGTTTGGGGGTACAACAGTGACTCATCTTTCTAGAACTTGCTCAGACCATGCCCCTTTACTTATTAAATGTGGAATTCCTGTCAATGACCATATTAGCTATTTTAAGTTCTTGAAGATGTGGGTAAAACACGAAGACCATTTGAATATCATCCAACAGTCTTGGTCTAAAGAAGTGCAGGGAAATTCTTTGTATGTTCTACCTCAGAAGACCAAGAAGGTTTGCAAAACTCTTAGTGTTTGGTCTAGATCTACATTTGGAGATATCTATGAGAAACTAATGAGGCTGGAAAAACTCATCAAAGACCTTGAAGATGAGGCCACTATTAACGACAATCAGGAGATCAGAACTAAGATATCTTGTGCTAAAGCTGAGTTCAACAACTTTCTGAAATTGCAAGATAGTGTTCTCAAACAGAAGGCCAGAATCAAGTGGTTGACTGAAAGAGATGCCAACACTGCATATTTTCATGGTGTGATTAAATATAGGAGAAAGAAAATCTCCATTCTTAAGATTAAAAATGATGAAGGAACCTGGGTTGAAGGGACTAATGATGTAGCTGGAGCAGCAGTCCAGTTCTTTCAGAAGTTGTTTAGTGCAGAAAACACCATTGAAGATTCTCAAGTCCTTAGTGTGGTAAAAAAAGTGGTGTCTGATGCAGACAATGAGACTCTCACTGCTATCCCTACTTTGCAAAAGGTCAAAAACAGTACCTTCTCTATTAAGCCTGATAGCGCACCTGGACCAGATGGTCTAAGTGCCAAATTTTACCAAAATGCCTGGAATATTATTGGCTATGATGTACATAAGGCTGTTAAAGCCTTCTTTAACGGTGCTACACTTCCTAGATTCATTACCCACACTTGCCTTATCATGTTACCAAAAGTTAATTCTCCTCAGCAATTCTCTGACATCAGACCTATTAGCCTATGTAATGTATTCAGTAAGATTATTGCTAAGCTGATAAATGCTAGGCTGAGCACTATCTTGCCTAGAATTATCTCCCTTAATCAAAGTGAATTATCTCCCTTAATCAAAGTGGCTTTGTCAAGGGAAGGGATATAA
- the LOC132632333 gene encoding uncharacterized protein LOC132632333 isoform X3: MVSKVKVRRTFSHCEIVGRRFPICHVHVDDELVEVSSFHTSGIRPVRDLDLSFEKPIDCDEKDHFRWRNCLRRDFTINGLMFDPYSKLVYDYMGGVDDLRKAKVRTIGPSSFSFIEDCARILRAIRIAARLGFRFGRETALSIKNLSSSVLRLDRGRLLMEMNYMLAYGSAEASLRLLWKFGLLDILLPIQAAYFVRHGFRRRDKRSNLLLSLFSNLDKLVAPDRPCHSSLWVAILALHKALSDQPRDPLVVAAFGLGVHNGGDLSEALSIAKRISAQHDGSFHELESQDLDLPALKEEVVELATSVQRALTNMTDEYFVSRAMTNYPKAPYSDLVFIPLALYLKACKVCQCVRMGKENGFVPKQGSKIDYELLALGSLQEVRHVFARIVFDTIYPLNTGEDDT; the protein is encoded by the exons ATGGTCTCAAAAGTAAAG GTGAGGAGAACGTTTTCACATTGTGAGATAGTTGGAAGGCGGTTCCCGATCTGCCATGTGCATGTTGATGATGAACTTGTGGAG GTTTCAAGCTTTCACACCTCAGGAATAAGGCCTGTGAGGGACTTGGATTTATCTTTTGAGAAGCCCATTGACTGTGATGAGAAGGACCACTTTCGATGGAGAAATTGTTTGCGTAGAGATTTTACGATAAACGG GTTGATGTTTGACCCTTATTCAAAACTCGTCTATGATTACATGGGTGGAGTGGATGATCTCAGGAAAGCTAAA GTACGAACAATCGGTCCTTCTAGTTTCTCATTTATAGAGGATTGCG CTCGAATCCTTCGTGCAATTAGAATTGCTGCCAGACTTGGATTTCGATTTGGAAGGGAGACAGCTCTTTCTATTAAAAACTTATCATCTTCAGTCCTGAGGCTTGATAGG GGAAGGCTCCTCATGGAAATGAATTACATGTTAGCCTATGGCTCTGCTGAGGCTTCACTAAGATTATTGTGGAAATTTGGTCTTCTAGATATACTTTTACCAATTCAG GCAGCATATTTCGTACGGCATGGTTTTAGAAGGCGCGATAAGAGGTCTAACTTGCTTTtg TCTCTATTTTCCAACCTTGATAAATTAGTGGCCCCTGATAGGCCATGCCACAGTAGCTTATG GGTCGCAATTTTGGCTTTACATAAAGCACTCTCAGATCAACCAAGGGACCCTTTGGTGGTTGCTGCATTTGGCCTTGGTGTTCATAACGGAGGTGATTTGTCAGAAGCTTTAAGTATAGCTAAAAGGATTTCTGCACAACATGATGGAAGCTTTCATGAGTTGGAATCTCAGGATCTGGACTTGCCAGCTTTAAAAGAAGAAGTTGTGGAACTGGCAACTTCAGTTCAAAGGGCACTGACTAATATGACGGACGAGTATTTTGTCTCACGAGCAATGACAAACTACCCTAAAGCGCCGTACTCAGATCTA GTATTTATTCCATTAGCACTGTATTTAAAGGCGTGCAAGGTTTGCCAATGCGTTAGAATGGGAAAGGAGAACGGGTTTGTACCTAAGCAAGGTAGCAAGATAGACTATGAGTTATTAGCTTTGGGTAGCCTACAGGAAGTCCGGCATGTCTTTGCAAGGATTGTCTTTGATACCATATATCCATTAAACACTGGCGAGGATGATACCTAA
- the LOC132632334 gene encoding mitochondrial phosphate carrier protein 3, mitochondrial-like, which translates to MAFPDNSTRKSLIPSFLYTTTLDHHGNNMDRSSQPSILPSSSPTMEKKPFLIPAPKESAGSGYKVEMYSPAFYAASTIGGILSCGPTHTAVTPLDLVKCNMQIDPAKYKSISSGFGILFKEQGIRGMFRGWAPTLVGYSAQGACKYGFYEYFKKYYSDLAGPENAVKYKTLIYLAGSASAEVIADVALCPFEAVKVRVQTQPGFARGLSDGLPKLVKAEGAAGLYKGIVPLWGRQIPYTMMKFASFENIVEQLYKHVIPVPKDQCSNSTQLGVSFAGGYLAGILCAVVSHPADNLVSFLNNAKGATVGDAVSKLGLRGLCTRGLPLRIFMIGTLTGAQWGIYDSFKVFVGLPTTGGAAPPAQK; encoded by the exons ATGGCGTTTCCAGACAACTCTACCCGGAAATCTTTAATCCCAAGTTTTCTTTACACGACTACTTTGGACCATCATGGCAATAATATGGATAGATCATCTCAGCCATCCATTTTACCATCATCATCACCAACGATGGAGAAGAAGCCTTTCTTGATTCCAGCACCAAAGGAGAGTGCAGGTTCAGGTTATAAGGTAGAAATGTATTCACCGGCGTTTTATGCAGCCAGTACCATCGGTGGTATTCTGAGTTGTGGTCCTACTCACACGGCTGTCACCCCTCTCGATCTTGTCAAGTGCAACATGCAG ATTGACCCAGCGAAGTACAAGAGCATTTCGTCTGGTTTTGGAATTTTATTTAAGGAGCAGGGTATTAGAGGAATGTTTAGGGGTTGGGCGCCTACTCTGGTTGGTTACAGTGCACAAGGAGCATGCAAATATGGATTCTATGAATATTTCAAGAAGTACTACTCAGACCTTGCTGGCCCTGAAAATGCTGTCAAATACAAGACTTTAATTTACCTTGCTGGTTCTGCTTCTGCTGAAGTTATTGCTGATGTTGCCCTTTGTCCATTTGAGGCTGTTAAAGTTCGTGTACAAACTCAGCCTGGTTTTGCTAGAGGCTTGTCTGATGGACTTCCCAAACTTGTCAAGGCTGAAGGAGCTGCCGG GCTTTATAAGGGGATTGTGCCTCTCTGGGGACGACAAATTCCAT ACACCATGATGAAGTTTGCATCATTTGAAAACATTGTGGAACAACTCTATAAGCATGTCATTCCAGTACCAAAAGACCAGTGCAGCAATTCTACGCAGCTCGGTGTGAGTTTTGCTGGTGGATATTTGGCTGGTATTCTTTGCGCTGTTGTGTCACACCCTGCTGATAACCTAGTTTCTTTCCTCAACAATGCCAAGGGAGCGACTGTGGGTGAT GCTGTGAGTAAGCTAGGACTACGGGGTCTCTGTACTCGTGGTCTTCCCCTTCGTATATTCATGATTGGCACACTTACTGGAGCACAATGGGGCATCTATGATTCTTTCAAAGTTTTCGTTGGCCT GCCAACCACCGGCGGTGCAGCTCCTCCAGCCCAGAAGTGA
- the LOC132632335 gene encoding pentatricopeptide repeat-containing protein At5g16860-like, translated as MLVPSSLHSALLHFPFKISSFFAFFSSSTPLHRTTTPSSSSSSFTHLLKQCKSCIKAKLVITGAFSPSGNPTTWSSHVVFWWNNLIKRSVILRHHETALTLFREMLRLDWKPDGYTYPYVLKACGEIKSLICGESVHGMVLLSGLDSNVFVCNGVIAMYGKCGLLGHARQVFDEMLVRGTADVISWNSIVAAYVHKDEDTKVLALFDLMVSLNKFELRPDAVSLVNVLPACGSMGAWRRGKQLHGYAIRRCLHEDVFVGNAVVDMYAKCKRLDDANKVFELMEVKDVVSWNALVTGYSQIGRFGEALRLFERMREEEIDLNVVTWSAVISGYAQRDLGYEALNIFREMRLSRAEPNVITLVSVLSGCAAIGALCQGKETHCYAIKRMLSLEGSNAEEDLMVINALIDMYAKCKEMKIAQAMFDDIDRRDRNVVTWTVMIGGHAQHGDANDAIELFSAMLKDEYSVIPNAYTISSSLVACARLSSLRIGRQVHAYVLRQGYEPTMVFVANCLIDMYAKSGDVDAARLVFDNMSQRNTVSWTSLMTGYGMHGRGEEALQVFNVMRGAGLPIDGVTFLVVLYACSHSGMVDQGMNYFNNMKEDFGVVAGAEHYACMIDILGRAGRLDEAMKLIERMPMEPTSVVWVALLSACRVHKNVDLAEHAAAKLSELESENDGTYTLLSNIYANAKRWKDVARVRSLMKHSGIRKRPGCSWVQGKKETVTFFVGDRSHPMSEKIYDLLEDLIHCIKAMGYIPETSFALHDVDDEEKGDLLIEHSEKLALAYGILTSAPGVPIRITKNLRVCGDCHTAMTYISKIIEHEIILRDSSRFHHIKNGSCSCRGFW; from the coding sequence ATGCTTGTTCCCTCGTCATTACACTCAGCTCTACTTCACTTTCCCTTCAAAATCAGTTCCTTTTTTGCTTTCTTCTCTTCATCAACGCCATTACACAGAACAAcaactccttcttcttcttcttcttcttttaccCACTTACTCAAACAATGCAAATCTTGTATCAAGGCCAAACTCGTCATTACCGGCGCTTTTTCACCCTCAGGAAACCCGACAACATGGTCATCCCATGTTGTTTTCTGGTGGAACAACCTCATCAAGCGCAGTGTTATTCTCCGACATCACGAAACTGCTCTAACCCTCTTTAGAGAAATGTTAAGACTTGATTGGAAACCCGATGGCTACACATATCCGTATGTACTTAAAGCATGTGGTGAGATTAAGTCTCTAATTTGCGGTGAATCTGTACATGGAATGGTTTTACTATCTGGGTTGGACTCAAATGTGTTTGTGTGTAATGGGGTTATTGCTATGTATGGGAAATGTGGGTTGTTGGGTCATGCACGCCAGGTGTTTGATGAAATGCTTGTGAGAGGAACTGCTGATGTTATTTCGTGGAATTCTATTGTGGCTGCTTATGTACACAAGGATGAGGATACGAAGGTTTTGGCGTTGTTTGATTTGATGGTTTCGTTGAATAAGTTTGAGCTGCGTCCTGATGCTGTTAGTTTAGTTAATGTGCTTCCAGCTTGTGGTTCTATGGGGGCGTGGAGACGAGGGAAACAACTTCATGGTTATGCGATTCGGAGATGTTTACATGAGGATGTGTTTGTGGGAAATGCGGTCGTTGATATGTATGCGAAATGCAAGCGTTTGGATGATGCTAACAAGGTTTTCGAGCTAATGGAGGTGAAAGATGTGGTTTCTTGGAACGCGTTGGTAACTGGGTACTCTCAGATAGGACGATTTGGTGAGGCTTTGAGACTGTTTGAGAGAATGAGGGAAGAAGAGATTGATTTGAATGTTGTGACATGGAGTGCTGTGATTTCGGGGTATGCACAGAGGGATTTAGGCTATGAAGCGCTCAATATCTTTAGGGAAATGAGGCTTTCTCGGGCAGAGCCAAATGTCATCACTCTTGTTTCTGTGCTTTCAGGTTGTGCTGCTATTGGAGCACTGTGTCAAGGGAAGGAAACTCATTGCTATGCCATTAAAAGAATGCTGAGTTTGGAAGGCAGCAATGCTGAGGAAGATCTCATGGTGATTAATGCTCTGATTGACATGTATGCAAAGTGCAAGGAGATGAAAATTGCTCAGGCTATGTTTGATGATATTGACAGGAGAGATAGGAATGTCGTCACATGGACAGTCATGATTGGTGGACATGCCCAGCATGGCGATGCCAATGATGCTATAGAACTTTTTTCGGCCATGCTGAAGGATGAGTACTCTGTAATCCCAAATGCATATACTATATCATCTTCTCTGGTGGCTTGCGCTCGTCTGTCTAGTCTTAGGATTGGTAGACAAGTTCATGCATATGTGTTACGACAAGGGTATGAACCTACAATGGTTTTTGTGGCTAACTGTCTCATTGACATGTATGCCAAATCTGGAGATGTTGATGCAGCTAGACTTGTGTTTGATAACATGAGCCAGAGGAATACTGTGTCATGGACATCCCTGATGACTGGCTATGGAATGCATGGTCGCGGGGAGGAGGCTCTCCAAGTGTTTAACGTGATGAGAGGAGCAGGTCTCCCCATAGATGGTGTAACTTTTCTTGTTGTGCTATATGCTTGTAGCCACTCTGGTATGGTTGACCAGGGTATGAATTACTTCAACAATATGAAGGAGGATTTTGGAGTTGTTGCTGGGGCTGAACACTATGCTTGCATGATTGATATTTTGGGTCGTGCTGGTCGACTGGATGAAGCTATGAAGCTCATTGAACGCATGCCAATGGAACCAACCTCAGTAGTATGGGTTGCACTACTTAGTGCTTGTAGAGTCCATAAAAATGTGGATCTTGCGGAGCATGCTGCTGCAAAGCTGTCAGAACTGGAATCTGAGAATGATGGGACTTATACACTTCTTTCAAATATATATGCTAATGCCAAACGTTGGAAAGATGTGGCCCGGGTTAGATCTCTCATGAAACATTCTGGCATAAGGAAGAGACCCGGATGTAGTTGGGTTCAAGGAAAGAAGGAGACTGTTACATTTTTTGTGGGGGACAGATCTCATCCAATGTCTGAAAAGATATATGATCTCCTAGAAGACCTGATTCACTGTATCAAAGCAATGGGCTATATACCGGAGACAAGTTTTGCTCTTCATGATGTGGATGATGAGGAGAAAGGCGATCTTCTTATTGAACATAGCGAAAAGCTGGCCCTTGCTTATGGCATTCTCACGTCAGCTCCTGGAGTGCCTATTAGAATAACCAAGAACCTGCGAGTTTGTGGAGACTGTCATACTGCAATGACATACATCTCCAAAATCATTGAACATGAAATTATACTGAGGGACTCAAGTCGCTTTCATCATATCAAGAATGGATCTTGCTCTTGTCGAGGGTTTTGGTAG